One Defluviitoga tunisiensis genomic window carries:
- a CDS encoding AAA family ATPase — MKFADKLLEYKNDRTNLIKLIDKVFDKSNLKNPFMENGELFDDICPFTVFSAFNRQIKMNNRITILKNIKEIFEIDEIVPSEFEGVTFVPPIFTRFFPKKSQRKEDDISNLWDLFEAAINYADNPSEINKITFIRNFDKVSAQYGIKWNITIVLYWIRPYSYLNLDEPNREYLLKEDSLYRDNILNISNLKNPPNGNIYLDIIDVCKEMFKNPDNPHHSFPELSYEALKLWKNKKKKTNINKDEELALKKTVQEHDEKYKESKYEKYTKEDFLEEVFMNEKQYNTLVNLLTMKKNLILQGPPGVGKTFVAKRLAYSIIGERDTERVTMIQFHQSYSYEDFILGYRPKEDGFELKTGPFYEFCKKASNDPNRKYFFIIDEINRGNISKIFGELLMLIEKDKRGEEIKLLYTDELFTVPENLYIIGTMNTADRSIAIIDYALRRRFSFFDLKPAFESEKFETNVIEKNSNPKFKALINTIKDLNKEISRDDSLGEGFQIGHSYFCPNGGSVPNEWLENIVEYEIIPLLKEYWYDNQDKLNDWIKELKGVIK; from the coding sequence ATGAAGTTTGCTGATAAATTGTTAGAATATAAAAATGACAGAACAAATCTTATAAAATTGATTGATAAAGTTTTTGATAAATCTAATTTAAAAAATCCTTTTATGGAAAATGGAGAACTTTTTGATGACATTTGTCCTTTTACCGTTTTTTCAGCTTTTAACAGACAAATTAAAATGAATAACCGTATAACTATTTTAAAAAATATCAAAGAAATTTTTGAAATTGATGAGATTGTTCCTTCTGAATTCGAGGGCGTTACTTTTGTACCCCCTATATTCACAAGATTTTTCCCAAAGAAAAGTCAAAGAAAAGAAGATGACATTTCTAACCTTTGGGATTTATTTGAAGCCGCTATTAACTACGCTGATAATCCTTCTGAAATAAATAAAATAACCTTCATTAGAAATTTTGACAAGGTAAGCGCACAATATGGCATAAAATGGAACATAACTATTGTACTATATTGGATCAGACCATATTCATATTTAAACCTTGACGAGCCAAACAGAGAATATTTATTAAAAGAAGATTCGCTTTATCGTGATAATATCTTAAATATTTCAAACTTGAAGAATCCCCCTAATGGAAATATTTACTTAGATATAATAGATGTATGCAAAGAAATGTTTAAAAATCCTGATAATCCTCATCACAGTTTTCCAGAGTTGTCATATGAAGCATTGAAATTGTGGAAAAATAAAAAAAAGAAAACAAACATAAATAAGGACGAAGAATTAGCCTTGAAAAAAACTGTACAAGAACATGACGAAAAATATAAAGAAAGTAAATATGAAAAATATACAAAAGAAGACTTTCTTGAAGAAGTTTTTATGAATGAAAAGCAATACAATACTCTTGTAAATTTATTAACAATGAAAAAAAATCTCATTTTACAAGGTCCACCAGGTGTTGGGAAAACTTTCGTTGCAAAAAGACTTGCTTATTCTATTATTGGAGAAAGGGATACTGAAAGAGTAACAATGATTCAATTTCATCAAAGCTACAGTTACGAAGATTTTATCTTAGGCTATCGCCCAAAAGAAGACGGTTTTGAACTTAAAACAGGACCTTTTTATGAATTCTGTAAAAAAGCTAGTAACGATCCTAACAGAAAATACTTTTTCATAATCGATGAAATAAATAGAGGTAATATAAGCAAGATTTTTGGAGAATTACTTATGCTCATAGAAAAAGATAAAAGAGGAGAAGAGATTAAATTACTTTATACGGATGAATTATTTACCGTTCCTGAAAATTTGTATATAATAGGAACGATGAATACAGCAGACAGAAGCATTGCAATAATTGATTACGCATTAAGAAGAAGATTTTCATTTTTTGATCTTAAACCTGCTTTCGAATCAGAAAAGTTTGAAACTAATGTTATAGAAAAAAACAGCAATCCTAAATTTAAAGCTCTCATTAATACAATCAAGGATCTAAATAAAGAAATCAGTAGGGATGATTCATTAGGAGAAGGATTTCAAATTGGTCATAGCTACTTTTGTCCTAATGGCGGATCTGTACCAAATGAATGGTTAGAAAATATCGTTGAATATGAAATAATACCCCTTTTAAAAGAATATTGGTACGATAATCAAGATAAATTAAATGATTGGATAAAAGAATTAAAAGGTGTAATTAAATAA
- a CDS encoding helicase-related protein, with product MNREIAPNIIDNSQGRELVRVIKDQLKKSKEAKFAIGYFFLSGFNLVKDDFPKDYENRPFLKIVMGNETTYPTKEELVEGYNLREIFKQRMIEDLQSEQLSDEEVSQLKTLRDFVSNNIIKVKLYDKSRLHAKLYLFLTNPKEPYGSSGLAAVGSSNFTSVGITRNKELNVLLTSRDEVNYLNNWFDSLWEESIEFREDLLKVIDLSGVLPNSPYPKIGKMVDPQTLFKYLVYKWFDGRVLNLYKKDVLMEFQLVGVVNAIEKINFYNGVILADSVGLGKSFIAAAIIEELLEGRHPNWVPKGKTSSIMLILPPSIISQWEELLIKSSYFLTDKITEVKKEEHNFKVYSIHNPQEQKHLGNLAFLSLGIFQNLTEEELKKIAKEYDFYVIDEAHKYRNSSTNRWKNARKLQKKEDGFANKFLLLTATPLNNSINDIYNLIRIFTDDAFTPFYVKGIPINNLMKEYKNLKRRLQKENGDDIKKELKKIATEIKQNVLDEIMILRTRKYITEQLQDLKIDDKNITFHDPKPYTLNYYSFYTKEYKTFIETVSNNLDKILFEHTKLYGTRFVVFEEEAVEGEESIKRLIEVADLFKLILGKRLESGIYSFETTLRRLYEKEKIIYECFNSKEIFSTKKELVNLIKKAVEKARIDKELDEIEEEYSIEEEREETWFDRVEKLLLEYAKEEEIPGKQYSEIELLQLGLGKVLRNLWNDLKLMDCIFNELDKLKELNTKGQYKTVGYVPKESEDITKIPIYSYKNEPKLESLKQMIANPFFKSLELENIPSLNRKKILIFTQYKDTAYYIYTNLIDWIEQELDLHSWLKDKDKIKVALVTGDTDIATKINYMKRFSPRANDGWEEVKKYGEIEILISTDALSEGVNLQDANAVVNYDLPWNPMTIVQRVGRVNRIGNEKDIDVINYVPSDEIEVIVGVLQKLKQKIQDITLVVGKDVKILSPDEEISIETFGERIKDISSKTVSELEEYGISQDFKEFIPEGMPKEQIDEYKLLNLIQYDFAYKEQDFIEVSKMNDGPYYSYIEGNNKVVSIYEFYRGKYKIMKKVMCISENGKIEYKTPLEFINLLTHRKVQSQKIDKAIENLKSMKEETEKITEILNKSSNQEQKGFLNNLFNALLVEREKAKDIESEFYVVMNTLKNIPYYLYTKEIKKILAENEFIEVNKDTIIIKDYKSTVENLYSFFKNQGLTEVESLKITVNHLGWFYEI from the coding sequence ATGAACAGAGAAATTGCTCCTAATATAATAGATAATAGTCAAGGGAGAGAGCTAGTTAGAGTTATAAAAGATCAGCTAAAAAAGTCTAAAGAAGCTAAATTTGCCATTGGATATTTTTTCTTAAGTGGATTTAATTTAGTGAAGGACGACTTTCCAAAGGATTATGAAAATAGGCCTTTTCTAAAAATTGTAATGGGAAATGAAACAACTTACCCTACAAAAGAAGAACTAGTAGAGGGATATAACTTACGTGAAATTTTCAAACAAAGGATGATAGAAGATTTGCAGAGCGAGCAGCTTAGTGATGAAGAAGTGTCTCAATTGAAGACATTAAGGGATTTTGTGTCTAATAACATAATAAAAGTAAAACTTTATGACAAATCAAGATTGCATGCAAAATTGTATTTATTTCTTACAAATCCAAAAGAACCTTATGGTTCATCAGGTTTGGCTGCAGTTGGTTCTTCTAATTTTACTTCTGTAGGAATTACTAGGAATAAAGAATTAAATGTATTGTTAACTTCACGAGATGAAGTTAATTATCTTAACAATTGGTTTGATTCCCTTTGGGAGGAATCGATTGAATTTAGAGAAGACTTACTTAAAGTTATTGATTTATCAGGAGTATTACCAAACAGCCCTTATCCAAAAATTGGAAAGATGGTAGACCCTCAAACATTATTCAAATATCTTGTATATAAATGGTTTGATGGAAGAGTTTTAAACTTATATAAGAAAGATGTTCTTATGGAATTTCAATTGGTAGGTGTGGTAAATGCTATTGAAAAAATAAATTTTTATAACGGAGTTATCCTTGCTGATTCAGTAGGACTGGGGAAAAGTTTCATCGCTGCAGCAATTATTGAAGAATTGCTAGAAGGGAGACACCCAAATTGGGTACCTAAAGGTAAAACCTCTTCAATAATGTTAATTTTGCCGCCTTCTATAATTAGTCAATGGGAAGAGTTACTTATTAAATCGTCCTATTTCTTGACAGACAAAATTACTGAAGTAAAAAAAGAAGAACATAATTTCAAAGTTTACTCAATACATAATCCTCAAGAACAAAAACATTTAGGAAATTTGGCTTTTTTATCTTTAGGAATATTCCAAAATTTGACAGAAGAAGAATTAAAAAAGATTGCAAAAGAATATGATTTTTATGTAATTGATGAAGCACACAAGTATAGAAATAGTAGCACAAACAGATGGAAAAACGCCAGAAAACTACAAAAAAAAGAAGATGGCTTTGCTAATAAATTTTTGCTTCTCACAGCAACGCCTCTAAATAACTCTATAAATGACATATATAATTTGATTCGAATATTTACAGATGACGCTTTTACACCTTTTTATGTAAAAGGAATACCAATAAATAACTTAATGAAAGAATACAAAAACCTAAAAAGAAGGCTGCAAAAAGAAAACGGCGATGATATTAAAAAGGAATTGAAAAAAATAGCTACAGAAATTAAACAAAATGTTCTTGATGAGATCATGATACTAAGAACAAGAAAATATATCACGGAACAACTTCAAGACCTTAAAATTGATGATAAAAATATTACATTTCATGATCCCAAACCATACACTCTAAATTATTATTCATTTTATACAAAAGAATATAAAACTTTCATCGAGACTGTAAGTAACAATTTAGATAAAATATTGTTCGAACACACAAAACTATATGGGACAAGATTTGTTGTTTTTGAAGAAGAGGCCGTAGAAGGAGAAGAATCTATAAAAAGGTTAATAGAGGTTGCTGATTTATTTAAACTTATACTGGGAAAAAGATTGGAAAGTGGAATATATTCTTTTGAAACCACACTTAGAAGGCTCTACGAAAAAGAAAAGATAATCTATGAATGTTTTAATTCTAAAGAGATTTTCTCTACTAAAAAAGAATTGGTAAACTTGATCAAAAAGGCCGTTGAAAAAGCAAGGATTGATAAAGAACTAGACGAAATCGAAGAAGAATATAGCATAGAAGAAGAAAGAGAAGAAACATGGTTTGATAGAGTGGAAAAATTGCTTTTAGAATATGCTAAAGAAGAGGAAATTCCTGGGAAACAATATTCAGAAATAGAATTATTACAGCTTGGATTAGGAAAGGTTTTACGAAATTTATGGAACGATCTAAAGTTAATGGATTGCATCTTCAACGAGCTGGATAAATTAAAGGAATTAAACACCAAAGGTCAATATAAGACTGTGGGATACGTTCCGAAAGAAAGCGAAGATATAACAAAAATACCTATTTATTCATATAAAAATGAACCTAAATTAGAATCTCTAAAACAAATGATTGCTAATCCTTTCTTTAAATCTCTAGAGTTAGAGAATATACCTTCGTTAAATCGAAAGAAAATCTTAATTTTTACACAATACAAAGATACTGCTTATTATATTTATACCAATTTAATAGACTGGATAGAGCAAGAATTAGACCTTCATTCGTGGCTAAAGGATAAAGACAAAATTAAAGTGGCTCTTGTAACTGGAGATACTGATATTGCTACAAAAATTAATTATATGAAGAGATTTTCCCCTCGAGCTAATGATGGATGGGAAGAAGTTAAAAAATACGGTGAGATTGAAATTCTTATTTCCACCGATGCTTTAAGTGAAGGTGTAAATCTTCAGGATGCTAATGCGGTTGTAAACTATGACTTACCTTGGAATCCAATGACTATTGTTCAGAGAGTAGGTAGAGTGAATAGAATAGGTAACGAGAAAGATATTGATGTTATTAATTATGTTCCTTCTGATGAAATAGAGGTAATTGTTGGTGTTCTTCAAAAACTTAAACAAAAAATTCAAGATATTACATTGGTTGTGGGAAAAGATGTAAAAATATTATCTCCTGATGAAGAAATAAGTATAGAAACATTTGGCGAGCGTATAAAAGATATTTCTAGTAAAACAGTATCCGAACTTGAAGAATATGGTATATCTCAGGACTTCAAAGAATTTATTCCAGAAGGTATGCCAAAAGAACAAATTGACGAATATAAACTATTAAATCTTATACAATATGACTTTGCCTATAAAGAACAAGACTTCATTGAAGTTTCGAAAATGAATGATGGCCCTTATTATTCCTATATAGAAGGAAATAATAAAGTTGTGAGTATATACGAGTTTTATCGAGGAAAATATAAAATAATGAAAAAAGTTATGTGTATATCAGAAAATGGGAAAATAGAATATAAAACGCCTCTTGAATTCATCAATTTGTTAACGCACAGAAAAGTTCAATCACAAAAAATTGACAAAGCAATAGAAAATTTAAAATCTATGAAAGAAGAAACAGAAAAGATCACAGAAATATTGAATAAAAGTTCTAACCAAGAACAAAAAGGTTTTCTTAACAATTTATTTAATGCTTTACTCGTTGAAAGGGAAAAGGCAAAAGACATTGAAAGTGAGTTTTATGTGGTTATGAATACTCTTAAAAATATTCCTTATTATTTATATACAAAAGAAATCAAAAAAATTCTTGCTGAAAATGAGTTTATTGAAGTGAATAAAGATACAATAATTATAAAAGATTATAAAAGTACCGTAGAAAATCTTTACAGTTTTTTCAAGAACCAAGGATTAACAGAAGTTGAATCATTAAAAATCACAGTAAATCATTTGGGGTGGTTTTATGAAATCTAA
- the mcrC gene encoding 5-methylcytosine-specific restriction endonuclease system specificity protein McrC: protein MIKIQNIYYMLCYAFEVLKKESYEKLKDEKFENTADLFAAILALGVAEQVKKGIIKDYEIRNEETSFLRGKIDVSSSIKQQTMLRSKMVCVYDEFTENTYLNQILKTTMNLLIRNPDVETKQKQSLKILIPYFNRIDEIDPYKIQWSRLTYHRNNATYEMLLNICYLIINGLLMTEEKGTKKLAKYLDDQRMSRLFEKFVLNYYRKHYPELYPSSTIIKWHTDNGDTEFLPQMKTDITLTSKNKILIIDTKYYSKTMQINRLYNTKTIHSHNMYQIFTYVKNVDKTNSGNVSALLLYAKTDESIDLNKDYIIGGNRISVKTLDLNTDFSDIEKQLNEIVEELKL, encoded by the coding sequence ATGATTAAGATTCAAAATATTTACTACATGTTGTGTTATGCTTTTGAAGTCTTGAAAAAAGAATCATATGAAAAACTTAAAGATGAAAAGTTTGAAAATACGGCAGATTTATTTGCTGCGATTTTGGCTTTAGGGGTTGCTGAACAAGTTAAAAAAGGCATTATAAAGGATTATGAAATTAGAAATGAAGAGACAAGTTTTCTAAGAGGAAAAATTGATGTCTCTTCTTCTATTAAACAGCAAACAATGTTACGCTCAAAAATGGTTTGTGTCTATGATGAGTTTACAGAAAACACTTATCTGAATCAGATTTTAAAAACAACCATGAACTTGTTGATTCGAAATCCTGATGTTGAAACAAAACAAAAGCAATCTTTAAAAATACTGATTCCTTACTTTAACAGAATAGATGAAATAGATCCTTACAAAATACAGTGGTCACGTTTAACTTATCACAGAAACAATGCAACATACGAAATGCTACTGAACATCTGTTATTTAATTATCAATGGATTACTGATGACAGAAGAAAAAGGAACCAAAAAGTTGGCAAAATATTTAGACGATCAGCGCATGAGCAGACTTTTTGAGAAATTTGTACTCAATTATTACCGTAAACATTATCCAGAACTTTATCCCAGTTCCACCATTATCAAGTGGCACACAGATAATGGTGACACAGAATTTTTACCTCAGATGAAAACTGATATCACACTTACAAGTAAAAATAAAATTTTAATTATTGATACAAAATACTATTCTAAAACTATGCAAATAAATAGGTTATACAATACCAAGACAATTCATTCACATAATATGTATCAAATTTTCACTTACGTAAAAAATGTAGATAAAACAAATTCAGGAAACGTAAGTGCCCTATTATTGTATGCCAAAACTGATGAAAGTATTGATTTAAATAAAGATTACATCATTGGAGGTAATCGAATAAGCGTCAAGACTTTAGATTTAAATACAGATTTCTCCGATATAGAAAAACAATTAAATGAAATAGTCGAGGAATTAAAACTTTAG
- a CDS encoding Eco57I restriction-modification methylase domain-containing protein translates to MKSKLKETIQKELDKYQTKEILIDGKTYALYVVPEYCDEHIALFEGFLFAEVKNKSKFAYFKTQYKTSAGGYTPRIGIIIYEELLLIKDFRKNKYILKTINKINNLFLKKLKNSIKEPSEDSFNDLFDRTDVIEEFYILYKNSREFLLKNVLGISEEEKRKEFVDNFMMQMLTLWYLQERGFFNKDAKYFITKFNELTQKKLFNEFKNYYDFLNYLFDKMSNEESKQYIEDQNIGKIVVIGPAAFLNGEEYSEAVSIPDECFYKNELTDKLISQDPKKISFDIPLLNLFESRDWTEGNIDEFVLGAIYEKLITGEERKKQGAYYTPEEITSYICKNSIEQFLVDQMKEKFNTNYKSIDDIVDSGDEEVLVELFEHLKEIKILDPAVGSGHFLESAINVLVNIYEKIWNKAKDLNIKKGLNIVSTDEKGKIITINLLEIQGEDKFKLLVKFFIILSKNIYGVDINPTAIKVAKARMFLTLAKHFRIEKENGIFIRFPNVHFNLREGNSLIGYVDFNKEEKKKGNPQLVLFDINLQESQRKYISEEIELMSDLQDYLEKTTKFLSINGNLIQEIKNLNKILSKDKINLEDFKNVLKVKEKLTTILIVSLNSEYAIPLNNLLREITNLFNQKLDEIFAKEYKVTPQKLKEIKTFHWIFEFPEVFLKKAGFDVVIGNPPYIRQEEINNITKGVDYKYILSKIFVPFDNTFDISLFFVLRSLQLVRKDGYHSFIITNKWLRTKYGEKIRKFLKENCEIKKIIDFNGVKVFMGANVDTLVYIIRKAKPNKENLIFYNHALSIDEIEKGGYYVKQDNLKDNIWNFVNKDAEEIEKWVEKVGKPLKSLEILIYRGITTGFNDAFIINDEIKKNLIEEDSKSSELIKPVLRGANIGRYYLEWDKKWIIAIPKGLTKKLSNGQMLPIDEAEEIFKNNYPSIYSHLSKFKNLKTSGKGLLKRDDQGDYWWELRACDYYPEFEKPKVVWQEISVESLYYWDSLGVFYLLNSAYLMSNMSKSLVLILNSRLIEFTFSSISQFLSSGFRHTKQYIEKVPVRFSKNPKIYEAIVDYLLFLNAIEERRTEFKNIINFFDRQIADSLVYELYFKEKFAEEGLYPQPKERLLNEVYKYLKPINYDRWSELYWKNQFEEQLTTDEKIELQNLEKENLKAIIETYEKISKDEKIDGLIKKIKSHDWVKIIEEGST, encoded by the coding sequence ATGAAATCTAAATTAAAAGAAACTATACAAAAAGAACTCGATAAATACCAAACGAAAGAAATACTCATAGATGGTAAAACTTATGCTCTATACGTGGTACCAGAGTATTGTGATGAGCACATTGCCTTATTTGAAGGATTTTTATTTGCTGAAGTGAAAAACAAAAGCAAGTTTGCTTACTTTAAAACTCAGTATAAAACGTCTGCTGGTGGATATACTCCCCGAATAGGAATCATAATTTATGAAGAGCTACTACTTATAAAGGATTTCAGAAAAAACAAATACATTCTTAAAACAATTAACAAAATTAATAACTTGTTTTTAAAGAAGCTTAAAAATTCAATAAAAGAACCTAGTGAAGATAGTTTTAATGATCTGTTCGATAGGACTGATGTGATAGAAGAGTTTTATATACTATACAAAAATTCTAGAGAATTTTTGCTCAAAAATGTTTTGGGAATATCAGAAGAAGAAAAGAGAAAAGAATTTGTCGATAACTTCATGATGCAAATGCTCACACTTTGGTATTTACAGGAAAGAGGTTTTTTCAACAAGGATGCAAAATATTTTATCACTAAATTTAACGAACTGACTCAAAAAAAACTTTTTAACGAATTTAAAAATTATTATGATTTTCTCAATTATCTCTTTGACAAAATGAGTAACGAAGAAAGCAAACAATATATTGAAGACCAGAATATTGGGAAAATAGTTGTTATCGGACCTGCTGCTTTTTTAAATGGAGAAGAATATAGCGAAGCAGTATCTATTCCAGACGAATGCTTTTATAAAAATGAACTGACAGATAAACTAATAAGTCAAGACCCTAAAAAAATTAGTTTTGATATTCCTCTATTAAATCTTTTTGAAAGTAGAGATTGGACAGAAGGAAATATTGATGAATTTGTTCTTGGTGCAATATATGAAAAGCTAATTACTGGTGAGGAAAGAAAAAAACAAGGTGCTTATTATACCCCTGAGGAAATAACTTCTTATATATGTAAAAACTCTATCGAACAATTTCTTGTCGATCAAATGAAAGAAAAATTTAATACAAATTATAAATCGATAGACGATATTGTAGATTCTGGAGATGAAGAAGTTTTAGTGGAATTGTTTGAACATCTAAAAGAAATAAAAATACTTGATCCTGCGGTTGGTTCAGGACACTTTCTTGAAAGTGCGATAAACGTATTGGTTAATATATACGAAAAGATATGGAATAAAGCGAAAGATCTTAATATTAAGAAAGGACTTAACATTGTATCTACAGACGAAAAAGGCAAAATAATAACTATAAACTTGTTAGAAATTCAAGGAGAGGATAAATTTAAACTTTTAGTTAAATTTTTCATAATTCTTTCAAAAAATATTTATGGTGTTGATATAAATCCAACTGCAATTAAAGTTGCAAAAGCAAGAATGTTTTTAACTCTTGCAAAACATTTTAGGATAGAAAAAGAGAATGGAATTTTTATTCGATTTCCTAATGTTCATTTTAATTTACGAGAAGGAAATTCACTCATTGGTTATGTAGATTTTAATAAAGAAGAGAAAAAAAAAGGTAACCCACAGCTTGTATTATTTGATATTAATTTGCAAGAAAGCCAGAGAAAATATATTTCTGAAGAAATTGAATTGATGTCAGATTTGCAAGATTATTTAGAAAAAACTACTAAATTCTTGTCTATTAATGGAAATCTAATACAAGAAATTAAGAATTTGAATAAAATATTATCAAAAGATAAAATTAATTTAGAAGATTTTAAAAATGTTCTTAAAGTAAAAGAAAAATTAACCACCATACTTATAGTTTCTTTAAACTCAGAGTATGCAATCCCTTTAAATAATCTATTAAGAGAAATAACTAATTTGTTTAATCAAAAACTTGATGAAATATTTGCTAAAGAATATAAGGTAACACCACAAAAATTAAAAGAGATAAAAACTTTTCATTGGATATTTGAATTTCCAGAGGTTTTTTTAAAAAAAGCAGGGTTTGATGTCGTAATAGGTAATCCTCCGTATATAAGACAGGAAGAGATAAATAATATTACTAAAGGCGTAGATTATAAGTATATATTGTCAAAAATATTTGTTCCTTTTGATAATACTTTTGATATTTCATTATTTTTTGTTTTAAGAAGCCTCCAATTAGTAAGAAAAGATGGTTATCATTCTTTTATTATTACTAATAAATGGCTTAGAACAAAATATGGGGAAAAGATAAGAAAATTTTTGAAAGAAAATTGTGAAATTAAAAAAATCATAGACTTTAATGGAGTTAAAGTTTTTATGGGTGCCAATGTTGATACGTTAGTCTATATCATTAGAAAAGCCAAACCAAATAAAGAAAATCTTATTTTTTATAATCATGCTTTAAGTATAGATGAGATAGAAAAAGGAGGATATTACGTTAAACAAGATAACCTGAAAGATAATATCTGGAATTTTGTTAATAAAGATGCTGAAGAAATTGAAAAATGGGTAGAAAAAGTAGGAAAACCTTTAAAGAGTTTAGAGATATTAATTTATCGTGGAATTACAACCGGGTTTAATGATGCATTTATTATAAATGATGAAATAAAGAAAAACTTGATAGAGGAAGATTCAAAGAGCTCTGAGTTGATAAAGCCAGTACTTAGGGGGGCTAATATTGGAAGATATTATTTAGAGTGGGATAAAAAATGGATTATTGCGATACCTAAAGGTTTGACAAAAAAGCTATCAAATGGGCAAATGCTGCCTATAGATGAAGCGGAAGAAATTTTTAAAAATAATTATCCATCTATATATTCGCATTTAAGTAAATTTAAAAATTTAAAAACTAGTGGAAAAGGTTTGTTAAAAAGAGATGATCAAGGAGATTATTGGTGGGAATTAAGGGCTTGTGATTATTATCCTGAATTTGAAAAACCCAAAGTTGTTTGGCAAGAGATTTCTGTAGAATCTTTGTATTATTGGGATAGTTTGGGGGTATTTTATTTGTTAAATAGTGCTTATTTGATGAGCAATATGTCAAAATCTTTAGTCTTGATTCTAAACTCAAGATTAATTGAATTTACTTTTTCTTCTATATCACAATTCTTATCTAGTGGATTCAGACATACAAAACAATATATAGAAAAAGTGCCAGTACGTTTTTCAAAAAATCCTAAAATCTATGAAGCCATCGTTGATTATCTTCTTTTTCTAAATGCAATAGAAGAAAGAAGGACAGAATTTAAGAATATAATAAATTTTTTTGATAGGCAAATTGCTGACTCTCTTGTTTATGAACTATATTTCAAAGAAAAATTTGCAGAAGAAGGATTATATCCTCAACCAAAAGAACGACTACTTAATGAAGTTTATAAATATTTAAAGCCTATAAATTATGACAGATGGTCTGAACTTTATTGGAAAAATCAATTCGAAGAACAGCTAACTACAGACGAAAAAATAGAACTACAAAATTTAGAAAAAGAGAATCTCAAAGCAATAATCGAAACTTATGAAAAAATAAGCAAAGACGAAAAAATTGATGGATTGATCAAAAAAATAAAATCTCATGATTGGGTAAAAATTATTGAGGAAGGAAGTACTTAA